Below is a genomic region from Triticum dicoccoides isolate Atlit2015 ecotype Zavitan chromosome 5A, WEW_v2.0, whole genome shotgun sequence.
ATCAGCAGGCACGCTGCTGCTCGCCTGCGGGGGCCTATGGCCGTCCTGAAGCTTTATTTTCTCAAAAAGAAACTGCTTCTCTGCCTCCGCTTCCTCCAGGCGCCGCTTGAGGTAGAGGCTAGCGTAGTCCTGCTCAGCCCTCTCAGATTTGGCAAGCGCGATGCTCTGGAGCCTCTCAGCCTCCTGGCGAGCCTCACTTGCCTTGAGCTGGAACATCTCAGCCTCGGCCTGTTTCAACCGAACAATGCTCTCGAGCTCCTCCACCTGCTGCTTCTTCCGCAGCCTCTCGGCCTTGAACTCCTGAACTTGTCTGGCCTTCTCATCAAGCTCACGGTCACAGGCCTCCACAGCGGTGCGAGCCTTTTTGTACAGTCCCATTTTCTCTTCAGCAACAAGCTCCATCTTTCTGACAGCTTCTTGGACTACCTCTGCAATACGATTACATGCCTCCTGGGGAGTGATCAAGCGTCCCGATTCTTCATTTTCAGAGCTCTTAGGGGAATCCATCTCAAGCTCTGTGAAAACATAAGCATACCAAAATAAAGCATTTATCAGTCAGTTCATTCCTAAGCAGCCAAGCGAACTGCAAATGGTAACAACCATGTTACTAAGAGACTCGAATGACTAATCGTGACATGCAAAATGAATAAAATAGGCATGATCAGTACTGAGCTCAGACAAAGGACAAGCAGAATCCAGCCAACCAACTTTAAACACATGTACAAAGGGAGCATCTAGAGTGTATAAAACTATGTACTTGCTAGAACTTCTAAAGATTTTGGTACTATGACCTGTTGGGGATTATTGTAATTTGTAACTGTGGAAGGAAACCAAGTAGTGATGACAACTGTGTTATAAAGAGACTCAGATGACTAATTGACTTAAATGTGACATAAAAAATGAATAAAGTAGGCATAATTGACACTGAGCTCAGGCAAAACACATGTAGAGTTCAGCCAACCAATTTATACACTTGTAAAAAGCTATGTGCTTGCTAGAAATTTATACACATAGCCTTGCCTCTAGAAAGCTATGTGCTTGCTAGAAATTTGTTAAATTCCAGCGCATGGTAGGGTGGTGCCGATAGGGTGGTGCGCATGACCGGAAGTACAGAAGAGATCATGCTACGGCTAAGGGTGGTGCGCATGACCGGAAGTACAGAAGAGATCATGCTTGCACACAaagcgtttacccaggttcaggtcctCATGGTAGAGGTATTGATGTATGGGTCACCTCGTAATGGTGTTCATGTCTATCAAGACTAAGGTTGAAGATGGTAAAAGTATCTCTAGCTAACCACAGCAGCGTTGGTGCATATCGCTCCATCAACTACGCCTCGCACCCACACCTTCCCTTGGCACTTGGTGCTTGTCTAGATGCAACCTCGCCTTCTCCATGGGCTTCTGCAGACGATACTGGTCATACTACACGGCCTCATCTAGCAGCAGGCGTTGGTGGCAACTCCTCTCCTAGTGCTGCTAAGTCGACTACTTCAGTTGAGCAGGAGATTATGCGACTTCGTGACCTGCTGATTGCCTCTGGCTCTCCATTTCTGGGCGCACCAACGTCAACCTCTATAGTTGAGCCCCTGACTGAGCAGGAGATTGCACAACTTCAATGCCTGCTAGCTGCATCTTCTGGTTCTGCATCAACAGGTTCAGTTGGTTCTGCTACCAACTCTTCTGGAATTGTGAGACCACCTTCTACACAGGCAGGTACATCTTTGTGGATTCTTGATGCTGGAGCATCTTTTCATATGACTCATGATTCATCCACTCTGTGCTCTATTCGACCTCTCGATTCTCCTGTTTGTGTTCTTGCTACTAATGGTACCTCCCTCCTAGTTAATGGTCGAGGTATTCTTAGCACTTTGTCTTTTCATGTTGCTCATGTTCCTCAACTTACCATGCAACTCATTTTTggtgatcagattgttgactcattACAGGGTCATTCTCAACTTTGGCTCATGTCTTGTTCAGGATCATCACACTGGTGTTCTCCTAGATGCTGGCCCTAGGGCTGGGCATTCGAGGTTAGACCGAACCGTTCGGTTCGGTGCTTCGGGTTATCTTAAAATTCGGTTTCCTTAATTTACTAACCGTTCGGTCCTACAAAAAATGAATGACCGAGACTTCGGTGGACCGATAATTCGGTTCGGGCCTCAGTTACAACCGAAGAGCACTGAGATATTTGTTATGGAGCAAGAAATTGGGATTcaatcctcaaaaaagaaaatggAATCGGGAGTCAAAAGAAACAACGAGCAATCAGCTATTGTGGTGGGAATCCTCGGTATAACCGCCGACTTTCAAGGACTGACGGTGCTTGGCTTGCTGCCGCATGCGAACCATGACGCCATCGCCCGCCGTCATGTGGGATCCATGGGCGCTGCCGCCGCCGTGGCGTGGGAACATGGGCGCTGCCGCCGTCGCCGAGTGGGCACCATGTGAGTCTTCGGCTGCCGCCGCGTGGGAGTATGGGAGTTGCCGCCGCACCGAGTCGGGGCCATGGACCATCGGAACAGCCAGCCGCCGCTGGGACTGTGCGAGGCGGGCAaatggaggcggcggcgctggataTGCGTGCGTGAAGCCTGTAGCTCATTTTGGGATAAGGTGCGGTACGGGGCTGTGTTGTTTCGATTGAGAAGGGCTAGAAAAGCTTCGTATGCATGGGCTATTGGGCTTTACTGATGGGCTGTGTACAATATTTCGGTCAGTTCGGTGAATTCGGTCAACCTGGTCCAATGACCGAACGTACCGAAGTAATTTCAGTTTCTTATTTTTGCCAACCAAGTAAACAACTGCAGTTTCAGTCCTCGGGTTTTTCGGCTTCGGTCCTGGGTTTTTCGGCTCCGGTCTTCGGTTCTCTGTTTTTCTGCCCACCCCTAGCTGGCCCCTAACATCCTTCACTGCCACCACCGCCAGTCTCTCCGTCTCGGTTGCCTGTCTACCAGCTCTTTTAaacagtggcatcatcgccttggtcactTGTGTGGCTCTCGGCTCTCATCCTTTGTTCGACGTGGTCTTCTCCAACCTGTCTCTGGCAGTGTGTCTTTAGACTGCAAGGGTTGTCGGTTTGGTGAACAGGTTCAGTTACCTTATCCTCATGAGATTGTGCCTCGGCATCCTTTCAACCTTGttcattctgatgtatggggtctagCTCCTTTTGCCTCGAAAGGAGACCATCGTTACTATattatcttcatagatgatttctctTGACATACCTGGATATATTTTATGTCTTCTCGTAGTGAGGTTATATTTATATACAAGTGTTTTactgccatggttcacactcagttcTCTACGCCTATTCATGTGTCCCGTGTTGACTCTATTGGAGAGTATATCTCCAAGACATTGCTTGGAGTCCTTGTTCTGCAGGGTACTCTTGCTCAGTTCTCTTGTCAATGGTGTAGCTGAGTGCAAGCATCGTCGCCTTCTTGATACGGCTTGTGTGTTGATGATTGCCACCTCTCTTCCGCCTCACTTTTGGAAAGTGAGGCTGACTCCACTTCCACATATCTCAGCAACATTCAACCATCCTCTACTCTGCAGGGTTGCATTCCTTTCGAGCGTCTTTTTTATCGTTCTCCAGATTATTCGGCGCTCcgtttgtttggttgtgtttgctatgttcttcttgNNNNNNNNNNNNNNNNNNNNNNNNNNNNNNNNNNNNNNNNNNNNNNNNNNNNNNNNNNNNNNNNNNNNNNNNNNNNNNNNNNNNNNNNNNNNNNNNNNNNNNNNNNNNNNNNNNNNNNNNNNNNNNNNNNNNNNNNNNNNNNNNNNNNNNNNNNNNNNNNNNNNNNNNNNNNNNNNNNNNNNNNNNNNNNNNNNNNNNNNNNNNNNNNNNNNNNNGACTTTCATTGGGTCTTGTCCCTTCTACCAGCATCCATCTTCCTCAACCTTTTCACCCGAGGATATATCTTTCCTCACTTTTCTagtttgctatgttcttcttgcccctccGTAAACACACCAAACTGACCGCTCAATCTATCAAGTGTCTTCTTAGGATAGAGTGATGAGCATAAGGGTTATTGTTGTTGGGAtcatgtcaatagtcaaatgcgtatTTTTCGAGAAGTGACATTCATTGGGTCTTGTCCCTTCTACCAGCATCCATCTGCCTCAACCTTTTCACTCGAGGATATATCTTTCCTCACTTTTCTTGACACGCCTATCGCTCCTGTTGAGCCCTTGTCCACCCATCTCACTGCTCATGCTTCTCCGATTGTTGCAGATCCGGTGCCACCATGTCCTATGGTTTCCTCACCTCGCATATCCTAGGATTTTGCACCACCATCCCCAATGCCTTCCCCGTCTCCATCACCTTAGTCTATCCCGGGGATTCCTCCTAGTATTGTTCCTTCTTTTCCTCATTATTATACCCGTCGTCCACGTGTTGTCGATGAGTCTACTTCTGGTGTGCCATCTTCCTTGTCTCAGCATACTTATGACTTACGTCATCGCCCGCTTCCGCCTGTTGACCGCTATGATTTTTCTGGCACTATTGTGCTTGGGCCGACTTCTTATTGTGATGTTGTTCATCATCCcgaatggcagcttgcgatggccgaGGAGATTGCTACTCTTGAGAGCACCGACAcgtgggatcttgtttctcttcctccgCGTGTTCATCTCACCACTTGTAAGttggtctacaaggttaagactcggtTCGATGGTTCTCTTGACTGCTATAAAGCTCCtcttgtggctcgtggctttcagcaggagcatggtcgtgattgtCGGGGGGAGGGGGGGATGACCCCGGGTAGTCCCGAATCAGCGAGTCGAGCTGGCGGCTCGCCTGGCTTGGCCTGCTGCTCCAGCCGGCCAACTGCCTGAAGTCAACTGCCACGTCCCGTCAGACCTGCGCGGACGATACGGCCATGCTCTACAATGGAGCACTATCGATGAATAGCAAACACTGTACGTACGAGCATGTGTCATCTCAAATAGTATTTGTTAGGCTGCCTGGGCCATCCCTTGTCCCCTGggcaccagtttataaggtgcaCCAGGGAGCCTCCCATGGCAAGGGCTCACGCACGCTCAATTTTTCTCCTTCCCAACTAGAGGCTCACAGGGAGACTTTCTCCATGGAAcccaaacaactcaaggagcaaccaTGTACCACCATATACACTCCATATAAattagacatgcaggagtaggggtgttacctCCGCGCgagggccccgaacctgggtatatcACCGTGTGTTGTTGCCCAATCCAGTCCCGGATCTCCACCGTAGCCTTGCTCTCACCTctcttagccatcccatggcatcttccATGCAAATACCACGAGTGATTATGACTAGACTTCTGCTCATGTGGCCCATAAGACCACTTCTTGTTGTGGCCTCTGTTTGCCACCAGTATgtgtctcagcttgatgttaagaatgcctttcttaatggtgaatTGTGTGAGGAGATTTACATGCAGGCACCACCTAGGTATTTTGTTCCTAACGGCATGGCCTGCCGTCTTCGTcactctctctatggccttaagcaagcccctcatgcctggtttgagcgttttgcctctaTGGTGACCGCCACTGGTTTTTTAGCAAGTGCTCATGATAATGCACTGTTTGTCCACCTTCCTACTcatggtcggactcttctccttctaTATGTTgacgacatgatcatcactggtgatgACCCTGAGAATATTGCCTTTGTGAAGGCAagtcttagtgagcagtttcttatgtttGATCTTTGGCCCTCTTCGTTGCTTTATTGGGATTGAGGTCTCTGCTACCTTTGATGGCTTTTTTTAGTTCCcaagaaaagtatatccaggatctccttgctcgtgctgctcttactgatgagcgcactgctgagactcccatggagctcaatgttcacttCTGTGCTTTTGATGGTGACCCCTTGCCTGATCTGACACGTTATCGCCATCTTGTTTGGAGACTTGTCTATCCAGCTGTCACTCATCGGATACCTCCTATCATGTCCATATCTTGAGTCAGTTTGTTTTTGCTACCACTTTGGTTAGTCACCTTCTCCGTGTTCTCTCATATCTTTGTGGCACGATTTCTCACTGTCTGTTCTTTCCTCACTCCAGTTCCTTAGAGGTTCAGGCCTATTCAAATGCTACGTGGACTAGTGATCTCTCGGATCtccgttcactttctgcttactgtgtttaCCTTGGTGGTTCTCTAATTGCTTGGAAGATGAAGAAATAAGTTCCAGTTCCTGTTCGAGTGCAAAGGCTGAGTTGTGAGATATGACTCTTTTGACCGCAGAGGTAACTAGGTTACGATGGTTACTTCGGGAGTTTGGTGTGTCTGTTACTACACCTACTACACTATTGTCAGACAATACATGTGCTATAAGTATTGTGTGCAACCctatgaagcatgagctcaccaagcatattggtctTGATGCTTCTTTTGTGCGCGCTGGTGTGCAGGATGACGTTATTGCTCTTTAGTATGTGCCTTTCGAGTTACAGTTTGCAGATTTGTTAACAAGTCCCAAACAAGATTGTGCACCAAACATTATGAGCATAACATAGTTGCTCGGGATGTCATAGAAAACCTTTCTTAACAAAATGCGAAAGAAAACCAAAGCCAGCACACAGTTCATTCAAAGAACTTTGGAGATATGGGTTTGCATACCATGTCACCCCCCAACAAACTCTTGGGACATGTATATAAGTTGCCATTTTTATAAGGGCACACATACAAGTAATATGAGCTGGACTATAGCATAAAATATTGAAGCATTCGCATTTTAACAAATATACATATATGAATTGAGCCGTAGCTTGGTAGCGACGGTTGGCCATTGTGCACCAAACATTGTGATCATATTATAGTTGCTCTGGATGGTAAAGAAAATCTTTCTCCAATAAAATGTCAACCAAAACCGGCACACAGTTCATTGAAACCAATCGGCATAGGAAAGATAAAAATCACCAAGTTTGTTAAACCAACCAAGAACCAACAGTTACTAAACAACTTGCTGCAGCTTTCTGGCTGAGTTGACCCCACCTTACCGTTATTGAAGCAGTTAACTCCTTATGGTGGTTCAAtcataagatatacaataacatacAATGGAAAACTAAATAATGAAGCAAGTAACCAACAGATTCTTGAAGTACATGTCTTTGTGCAACAAAGCAACAGATGGCTGATGAATAAACATATATTTTATTGGATAATTTGAATGTCTAGATCAATTTTTGTCGTCTACCTATATGATGGTAAAACATAAGCACATGAATGAATTAGGGGTGGTGAATGGTAATAGGATTACCAAAAACAGTAGAAATAATCAAATAAGGGCTACATAGCATCAGAAAATGATGGAGCAACAGAAGTACACAAACCTCGAAGTGCATGCAGTATCATCCTAGGATTGACAGAATCAGGAGAACTATTCCTCAATCTTTCAATCAGATTCGCACATTTCCTGAACAAATTTCTTCCTTTTGGGTCTTCGCTTAGACGAAATATCTTACAAACAAACTCAAGCTCTCGTACTAAGGCATCCCTATCCCAACCAGGAGCACATTGTTGAAACACATCCTTAACCCAACCGAATAATTCTGATGTCTTCTGGCAAGCCTGGCACCTAAAAAGCATTTCGGCATGACCGGTGCCGCTCTTAATTGATTGCCCTGTCCCAATCTGGCCAACACGAATCGCACAGTCGGTGTGCGTCCAATGGGAACAGAAATCGCACCCAACCCATCGGCATGTGTTGACCTCAAAATCAAACTTGTTGCAAATCACGCACATGCAAAGGTTGCAAAACCCATTTCTGTTAGCACATACATTGCATCTGCATTCCTCGGCCGGGAGAGCACTCTGGCAAGCAATGTTCCGGCACCTCTTATACAAGAAGACCTCCACCAGGTGGCTTTGGGGAATGGTGACGCTGGGGTGCAAAAACGCCTGGATTCCAGTCTTGATTGCCACGAGGATCTCCAGTTGGACATGATGGGCCATTGAAAGCATAGTTGGTGTCAAATCACCTCTGCCCTGGACAAACTTCTGCAGATACAGAAACTCCTCAATATGATGAGAGCCCCCTGTCCCCTCCAGAATCGACCTGAGCTCATTTTTAATCTCCTCCAGGTGCTCCTCTGGCATTACCTTCATTTTCTCAACAACTAGGTCCACTCTCTCCCGCGCAATCTCCCTCAGTGACACCCTATCGATGCGGGAGCTTCCACGAATAACCTGCAACTTGGGGATACCATTTCTGATATCCTTTTCCATCTCCACCTTTTTCACAGCACCGCCACTACTAGCAGCAGCAGCATTGCTATGTTCCGGCTCTACAGGCCAGGTCTCCCTCGAACTTGCACTTTCGGTGGCAGAGTCATGGCCCTGGTCAGAATTGGACACAGGTTCCTGCATTTCAGGCGAGCCAACCTGTTCCGACGAGGCCAATGAGAGGGAAGTCTGCAGGCTAGGGGCCCGGGCACCATGGCGAGGCGGCAGCATCCCCTGGGGCGGAGGCTGTTGATGGAAATTCGCACCTGAAGAAGTCCCCATGACGCACAAACTGTAAGCTGCAACAACACAAAGTTCAAACACTTAATACTACATAGAAGAATGGTCTAGGATTGAAAACATAGCATCAGCATAGGACCCATTTGAGCCACTGTGCTCTACGCCTTGAGCAGCCAAGGACCAGATCCGAATTAAGCAACGACAAGGTTGATCACAGACCGAATCCAGTACTACAACGGTACCTTCCGAGCATCTCTCAGCGAAGAGACATGTGAATCACGAACAATTCGCCGATTCAGCTAACGT
It encodes:
- the LOC119300615 gene encoding OBERON-like protein, whose translation is MGTSSGANFHQQPPPQGMLPPRHGARAPSLQTSLSLASSEQVGSPEMQEPVSNSDQGHDSATESASSRETWPVEPEHSNAAAASSGGAVKKVEMEKDIRNGIPKLQVIRGSSRIDRVSLREIARERVDLVVEKMKVMPEEHLEEIKNELRSILEGTGGSHHIEEFLYLQKFVQGRGDLTPTMLSMAHHVQLEILVAIKTGIQAFLHPSVTIPQSHLVEVFLYKRCRNIACQSALPAEECRCNVCANRNGFCNLCMCVICNKFDFEVNTCRWVGCDFCSHWTHTDCAIRVGQIGTGQSIKSGTGHAEMLFRCQACQKTSELFGWVKDVFQQCAPGWDRDALVRELEFVCKIFRLSEDPKGRNLFRKCANLIERLRNSSPDSVNPRMILHALRELEMDSPKSSENEESGRLITPQEACNRIAEVVQEAVRKMELVAEEKMGLYKKARTAVEACDRELDEKARQVQEFKAERLRKKQQVEELESIVRLKQAEAEMFQLKASEARQEAERLQSIALAKSERAEQDYASLYLKRRLEEAEAEKQFLFEKIKLQDGHRPPQASSSVPADSSQAPSQALMLSKIQDLLKNVRTMPTKSEAHSK